The Tropicibacter oceani DNA segment GTGCGCCGACACGGTGCTGGCCGCGCGCAGCGAAGCCATGGGGCGCGGTCAGGCGGAACGCCTGATGCCCCTGCTTGGGGAATTGCTGGACGAGGCTGGCAAATCCTGGTCCGATCTTGACCGCATCGGCGTCGGCATCGGCCCCGGCAACTTCACCGGCATCCGCATTTCCGTCAGTGCCGCGCGGGGCCTCGCGCTGGGGCTTGGTATTCCGGCCATCGGCGTTTCGGGGTTCGAGATCATCCGGCACGGCCCGATGGATGACACGGACAGCGGCATCCGCGCCAGCTATGCGGTGATTGCCGGACCGCGCGACCAGGTCTATCTGCAGGACGAAAGCGGCCATGTCGAGCTGGGCCATTTCTTCGTCGACCCGCCGGGCTGCGCCTTTCTGGACGACGACTGGCGGGCCAATGCCATCGCCCTTGCGCAGATTGCCGCCCACAAACCCCCGGCCGAGCGCCCCGCGCCCTTGTACATCCGCCCCGCCGATGCCGCGCCGTCGCGCGATGCGCCCCCGGTGATCCTGGATGACGCCTGACACCCTGGCCGATCTGTGCGCGCGCGCCTATCGGCACCTGACCCCCTGGAACGCCGCGCAATTCGCCGACACCCTGGCACGCCCCGAGGCACTGCTGACCTGCACCGATCACGCCTTTGTCCTCGGCCAGGTGATCCTGGACGAGGCGGAAATCCTGGCGCTTGCCACCGACCCGGACCAACAGCGCAGCGGTCAGGCCAGCGCCGTGCTGGCCGCCTTTCACACCCAGGCCAGGGCACGCGGCGCGGCGCGCGTCTTTCTCGAGGTGTCGACCGACAACACCCCGGCCTTGCGGTTTTACGAAGGCCAGGGATACCGCCAGGTCGGGCGGCGCAAGGGCTATTACCGGACCGGCGCGGAGCAATTCGCCGATGCCTTGATCATGGCGCGGGATTTGCCCTGACGTCAGGGCGTTAAACAATCGCGACAGCCACAAATATCCCAAGAATCGGTTGACCATCTGGCAGCCACGCGCCCTAATTGACAGCATTCCGCGAGGCGGCCCCAAGAACGAGGACCGCCCCTAAACCGACTGGGAGCATCTCAATGACTTTTATCGCAAAAACACTGGGCACTGTGGCCGCCGTCGCGCTCAGCGCGGGCGCAGCACTGGCCGACCCGGCGCTGATCTATGACCTTGGCGGCAAATTCGACAAATCCTTCAACGAAGCGGCCTTCAACGGCGCCGAGAAGTTCGCAGCCGACACCGGCGGCAGCTACAAGGACATCGAACTGCAGTCCGAAGCGCAGCGCGAACAGGCCCTGCGCCGCTTTGCCGAGGCCGGCTTCAACCCGATCGTGACCACCGGCTTCTCGATGTCCTCGCCGATTGCTGCCGTGGCCGCCGACTACCCGGACACCAAGTTCGTGACCATCGACGGCTTTGTCGATCCGGGCGAACATCCCAACGTCCTGTCGATCCTGTTCTCCGAGCACGAAGGCTCCTACCTGGTTGGCATGATGGCCGCGATGGCGTCGAAATCCGGCACCGTCGGCTTTGTCGGCGGTATGGACATTCCGCTGATCCGCAAATTCGCCTGCGGCTATGCCCAGGGCGCGATGGCGGTGAACCCGGACGCCCAGGTGATCGCCAACATGACCGGCACCACCCCCGCCGCATGGAACGACCCGGTCAAGGGTTCGGAACTGGCCAAGGCGCAGATCAGCCAGGGCGCCGACGTGATCTATGCGGCCGCTGGCGGCACCGGTCTGGGCGTGCTGCAAACCGCCGCTGACGAAGGCATCCTGTCGGTCGGCGTGGACAGCAACCAGAACTACCTGCACCCCGGCAAGGTCCTGACCTCGATGCTCAAGCGTGTCGATGTCGCCGTGAACGAAGCCATGACCGCCGGCGCCGATCTGGAAACCGGCGTCAAGGTGCTGGGCCTGGCCGAAGAGGGCGTGGGCTATGCGCTGGACGACAACAACGCCAGCCTGGTGTCCGACGAAATGAAGGCAGCCGTGGATGACGCGCGCGCCAAGATCATCGCGGGCGAAATTTCGGTCCACGATTATTCGTCGGACGACACCTGCCCCGTCCTGCAGTTCTGATCCAGTTCCAGGGCCGGGTTGATCCCGGCCCTGGCCTTCGCCTGCGCCCCCGGCGGCGGCACTGCCCTTGCGGGCGACCAGGCGGACGCCCCCAGTTCAAAGGCGCAGCATGACCCAAGCCCCAGCAATCGAACTCAAAGGCATATCCAAGGCCTTTGGCCCCGTTCAGGCCAACAAGGATATCAACATCCGGGTCGAACGCGGCACGATCCATGGCATCATCGGTGAAAACGGTGCGGGCAAATCGACGCTGATGTCGATCCTTTACGGTTTCTACAAAGCCGACGAAGGCGAAATCTTCATCGGCGGCAAAAAGACCGAGATCCCCGACAGCCAGGCCGCCATCGCCGCCGGCATCGGCATGGTCTTTCAGCACTTCAAGCTGGTGCAGAACTTTACCGTGCTGGAAAACGTGATTCTGGGCGCCGAGGACGGCGGGCTGTTGCGGCCCAGCCTGGCCCGCGCCCGCGGCGTGCTGAAACAGCTTGCCCAGGACTACCAGCTGAACGTCGATCCCGACGCCCTGATCGAAGACCTGTCCGTCGGCCACCAGCAGCGTGTCGAAATCCTCAAGGCGCTGTACCGCGAGGCCGACATCCTGATCCTGGACGAACCCACAGGCGTGCTGACCCCCGCCGAGGCCGACCACCTGTTCCGCATCCTGCGCGGGCTCAAGGACGAAGGCAAAACCATCATCATGATCACCCACAAGCTGCGCGAGATCATGGAAATCACCGACACCGTTTCGGTCATGCGCCGCGGCGAGATGACCGCCACCGTCAAGACCTCGGAAACCGACCCCGAACATCTGGCCGAACTGATGGTCGGCCGCAAGGTCCTGCTGCGGGTCGACAAGAAGCCCGCGACGCCGGGCGCGCTGGTGCTCGAAATCGAGAACCTGCGCCATGTGGACAAGGACAAGGTCGAGCGTCTGAAAGGCATTTCGCTGAACGTGCGCGCCGGAGAGATCGTCGGCATCGCCGGTGTGTCCGGCAACGGCCAGTCCGAACTGCTCGAAGTTCTGGGCGGCTATGCCGACGCAACCGGCAACGTGCGCGTCAACGGCCAGGAAATCGACCTGACCGGCAAACATTCCGACGGCCAAAGCCGCCGCGCGCGCGGCATCGCCCATGTCCCCGAAGACCGCCACGGCGAAGGGCTGATCCTGCCCTATACCGCCTGGGAAAACATGGTGTTCGGTTATCACCGCGACCCGCAGTGGCAAAAGGGGCTGCTGATGGACAACGCGGCGATCAAGGCCGAGGCCGCAAAAAAGATGGAGCGCTTTGACGTCCGCCCGCCCAACCCCAACCTGGCGGCACAAAGCTTTTCGGGCGGCAACCAGCAAAAGATCGTCCTCGCCCGCGAGATCGAGCGCAACCCGGACATCCTGCTGATCGGCCAGCCGACACGCGGCGTCGACATCGGCGCCATCGAATTCATCCACCAGCAGATCGTCGCCCTGCGCGACGCCGGCAAGGCGATCTTGCTGGTCTCGGTCGAGCTGGACGAAATCATGTCGCTGTCGGATCGCATCGCCGTCATGTTCGACGGCCAGATCATGGGCGAACGCCTGCCCTCGGAAACCGACCAGACCGAACTGGGCCTGTTGATGGCGGGCGTCACCGAAAAGACCGACAAACCGATCATCCAGGCCATCGAAGAAAAGATGCTGGCGAAAACGGTACGCAAAGGCGCCAAGACATGACCGGCCCTGTCTTCTTCTTGGCCCAAATACTCCCGCCGGAGGCATCCGACATCGCCTCTGGCGCAAAGATCCGGAAGGAAGCGCACCATGGATAAGATGCCAGCCTGGGCCGATGCGGTCCTTGTTCCCTTGTTCTCGATCCTGCTGGCGGCGATCATCTCGGCGCTGGTCATCCTGGCGATCGGCGAAAACCCGATCGACGCCTTCAAGCTGATGGTCGAAGGCGCGCTGATGCGCTCTTCGGGGTGGGGATACACCCTGTATTACACCACCAACTTCATCTTTACCGGGCTTTGCGTGGCCATCGCCTTTCATGCCCGCATGTTCAACATCGGCGGCGAAGGCCAGGCGATGATCGGTGGCTTGGGCGTGGCGCTGGCCTGCCTGTTCATCCCATGGCCGCATTGGTCGCTGGCCTTGCTGGGCGCCACCGTTGCGGCGGCGCTGTTCGGGGCGGCCTGGGCGTTGATCCCCGCCTATCTTCAGGCGAAACGGGGCAGCCATATCGTGATCACCACGATCATGTTCAACTTCATTGCCGCCGCCGTGCTGAACTATGTCCTGGTCAACCTGCTGCGCCCCAGGGGCGCGATGGACCCGGCGACCGCGCGCTTTCCCGATGCCACGCACCTGCCGACCTTTCAGGACATGTTCGCGACGGCGGACAACCCGCTGTTCCGCGGATCGCCGGCCAACGTGACCTTTTTCCTGGCGGTGCTGGCCTGCGTCGCCTTCTGGTTCCTGGTCTGGCGCACCCGGCTTGGCTATGAATTGCGGGCCTTTGGCCATTCGGAAACCGCCGCGAAATATGCCGGGATCTCGCCGGTCAAGATCACCGTCGTGTCGATGCTGATCTCGGGCGGGCTGGCCGGGATGATGGCGCTGAACACCACCATGGGCGAAGCCGAACGGCTGGTGATGAACGCCACCGAGGGCGCCGGCTTCATCGGCATCGCCGTGGCCCTGATGGGCCGCAGCCACCCCGTCGGCGTCTTCCTTGCCGCGCTTCTGTTCGGGTTCCTGTACCAGGGCGGGGCGGAACTGGCGCTGTGGACCAACATCCCGCGCGAATTGATCACCGTCATCCAGGCGCTGGTCATCCTGTTCACCGGCGCGCTGGACAACATGGTACGCATGCCGCTTGAAAAGCTGTTCCTGACATTCGGAAAGGAGCCCCGCTGATGGATCTGAACACGATCATCCAGGTGCTGGACAGCACCGTTCGTCTGTCGACGCCGCTGTTGTTGGCCTGCCTGGCCGGGCTGTTTTCCGAACGCGCCGGGGTCTTTGACATCGGGCTTGAGGGCAAGATGCTGATCGCTGGGTTCTTTTCCGCCGCCGTGGCCTTTGTCACCGGGTCGGTCTGGCTGGGCTTGCTGGCGGGGATCGGCGCATCGCTGGCGATGTCGCTGCTGCACGGGCTGGCCTCGATCACGTTTCGCGGCAACCAGCTGATTTCCGGCGTGGCGCTGAATTTCCTGGCCTCGGGGCTGACGGTCCTGATCGCGCAAAGCTGGTTTGGCCAGGGCGGGCGCACCCCGTCGCTGGTCGGCGGCGCGCGCTTCGAAGAGCTGACCCTACCCTTTGCCGAGGCGCTGCGCCCGGTGCCGGTTCTGGGGCCGATCTACGCCGACCTGATTTCGGGGCATTCCTTCCTTGTCTATGTCGCCTTTGCCATGGTGCCGCTGACCTGGTGGGTGCTGTTCCGCACCCGGTTCGGCCTGCGCCTGCGCGCCGTGGGCGAAGCGCCCGATGCCGTCGATACCGCCGGGGTTTCGGTCAAGGGGCTGCGCTTTGCCGCCGTGATGATCTGCGGGCTGCTTTGCGGGTTGGCCGGGGCCTACCTGGCGACGGGTCTTCAGGCCGGCTTTGTCCGCGAAATGACCGCCGGGCGGGGCTATATCGCGCTTGCCGCGCTGATCTTCGCCAAGTGGCGCCCATGGTACGCCCTGTCCGCCTGCCTGCTGTTCGGCCTGCTTCAGGCGGTGGCGCTGCGTTATCAGAACATTGATCTGGGTGCCTTTACCGTGCCGGTGCAGGTCATGGACGCGCTGCCCTATATCCTGACGGTGGTGATCCTTGCCGGGTTCGTCGGCAAGGCCATTCCGCCCCGGGCCGGCGGCGCGCCCTACGTCAAAGAGCGTTAATCCCGGGCAAAGCCCGCGCCTGCAACAAGAAACATGCGCCGCCCCGTTGCCTTTGGCCGCCGGGCGGCGCTAGATATTGGAATGCAGGTCTACCTCCCCATAGCCGAGGTATCGGTCAACATTTTCCTCCTTCTCGGGTTGGGCGGGCTTGTCGGCCTTTTGTCGGGCATGTTCGGGGTGGGCGGCGGGTTCCTTTTGACGCCGCTGCTGTTCTTCATCGGCATTCCGCCCGCCGTGGCGGTGGCCACCGGTGCCAACCAGATCGTCGCGTCATCCTTTTCGGCCGTGCTGGCGCATTTCAAACGCAAGACCGTCGATCTGAGGATGGGCACCGTGCTGCTGATCGGCGGGTTGGTCGGTGCCTCGTTCGGGGTGGCCCTGTTCAACCACCTCAAAAGCCTGGGCCAGGTCGATCTGCTGGTCAGCCTGTTCTACGTGATCTTCCTGGGCATCATCGGCGCGCTGATGTTCGTCGAAAGCCTGAACGCGCTGCGCAAATCCCGGCGCGGCGTGCCGCCCAAGCGCAGAAAACACAACTGGGTGCACAAGCTGCCGTTCAAGATCCGGTTCCGCACCTCGGGGCTGTATATCTCGGTGATCCCGCCGCTGGTGGTGGGGCTGATGGTGGGCGTGATGGCCGCGATCATGGGGGTCGGTGGCGGGTTCATCATGGTGCCCGCGATGATCTATCTTCTGGGCATGCCGACCAAGGTGGTTGTCGGCACTTCGCTGTTCCAGATCATCTTTGTCGCGGCCTTCACCACGACGCTGCATGCGGCCACCAACTATACCGTCGATATCGTGCTGGCCGTGCTGCTGCTGATCGGCGGCGTCATCGGCGCGCAGTTCGGCGCGGGCATCGGATCGCGGATGAAGGCGGAACAGCTGCGCATCCTGCTGGCGGGCCTTGTGTTGCTGGTCTGCGCCAAGCTGGCGCTGGAGCTGTTGATCGAACCTTCCGAACTTTACAGCATCGCGGGGGCCTGATCATGCGCCTCTTGTCCCTGGCCTTGCTGTTTGCCCTGTCGGCCCTGCCCCTGCGCGCCGAACAGGTGGTGCTGGGCCTGAGCCAGGACAGCGTGTCGATCTCGACGGATTTCAACGGCTCGGAAATCCTGATCTTTGGCGCGATCAAGCGCGAGGTGCCGATCCCCGAGGGCGAACCGCTCCAGGTCATCATCACCCTTGCCGGGCCGCAGCAACCGTTGACCGTGCGCCGCAAGGAACGCCGTTTTGGCATCTGGGTGAACACCGAGTCGGTCGAGGTCGATCATGCGCCGTCCTTCTATGCGGTCGCCACCTCGGCGCCCTGGGGCGAGGTGATCACCAACGTCGAGGACCTGCGCCACCACATTTCGATCCCGCGCGCGATCCGGTCGGTGGGCGCGCCGATGCAGGTGCAGGATGCGCAAAGTTTCAGCCAGGCGGTGATCCGCATCCGCGAAAACGACGGGCTGTACCAGGTGCATGAAAACAGTGTCGAGCTGCGGCAGTCGACCCTGTTCAACACCTCGATCACCATGCCCGCCAACCTGACCGAAGGCGCCTATCCCACGCGCATCTTCCTGACCCGCGGCGGCGAGGTCATTTCCAGCTTCGAGACCGAGATCGAAGTACACAAGGTCGGGCTGGAACGCTGGTTGTTCGTGCTGTCGCGGCAGCAGCCGCTGATCTATGGCTTGCTGTCCCTTGCCATCGCCATCGCGGCGGGCTGGGGGGCTTCGACCGCCTTTCGCCTGCTGAGATCGTGATGAGCCGCCCTGCCCCCGCAACCCGCGCCGATTACGCCGCCTTTCGCACCCTGCCAACGCGCTGGATGGACAATGACGAATACGGCCACATGAACAACGCCGCCTACCTGTCGTTTATCGACACGGCGGTCAGCCTGTGGCAGCTGGATCAGGGCGTGCAGATCCGCGGGCCAGAGGCGCTGCGCTTTCTCGTGGTCGAAACCGGGGTGCGCTATCATTCCGAACTTGGCTTTCCCGACATCGTGCATGCCGGGCTGCGGGTCGGGCATCTGGGCCGCTCTTCCTTGCGCTTTGAAATCGGGCTGTTCCGAAACGATGACCAGACCGCCAGTGCCGAGGGCTTTTTCGCGCAGGTCCTGACGGGCCAGAACGGGCGCCCCATGCCGATCCCCGATGGCCCGCGTGCCATTTTCGCAGGGCTGACCGTCTAGAAAAAGCTTTGCGGGTCGATGTCGATGGCCAGCCGCAGATCGCCGCGCAGCTTGATCGGCGCGACCCAGTCACTGATCGCCCCCTGCAACGCGACGCCCTTGGGCGCCTTGACCAGCAGCCGCACCCGGTGCCGCCCGCGCACCCGCGCAATCGGCGCGGGGGCCGGCCCGTAGACCACCGCGCCCACCCGCCGCAAAGCCGCGTCATTACGCGCCAGGTGGTTGCCCAGGTCGAACACCTGCTGCGCCTCGCCGCCCGACAGGATGATCCCGGCCAAACGGCCATAGGGCGGCATGCCGGCGGCGCGGCGCTCTTCGGCCTCGGCCCGCCAAAAGCTTTCTTCGTCCCCGGCCAGAATGGCGCGGATGACGGGATGTTCGGGTTGATAGGTCTGCAGCATCGCAACCCCGGGTTTGTCCGCCCGCCCTGCGCGCCCCGCCACCTGCCGCATCAGCTGAAAGGTGCGTTCAGCGGCGCGCAGGTCGGACCCTTGCAGGCCAAGGTCGGCGTCGATCACACCCACCAGGGTCAACAGCGGAAAGTTGTGCCCCTTGGCCACCAGTTGCGTGCCGATGATGATGTCGGCGCCGCCCTGGGCGATATTCTCGATATGCGCCTTCAGCTCGCGCGCGGTGCCGTACAGGTCGGACGACAGAACGGCGATGCGCGCGCCCTCGAACAGCTCCTGCGCCTCTTCGGCCATGCGTTCGACGCCGGGACCGACGGGGGCCAGGCGATCTTCGGCCTGGCAACTGGGGCAGGTCGTGGGGATGGGGGTGTTTTCGCCGCACTGATGGCAGACCAGTCGCTGCAGGAACCGGTGTTCGACCATGCGCGCGTCGCAATGTGGGCAGCCGATCTGTTGCCCGCAGGCCCGGCACAGCGTCACAGGCGCATAGCCGCGCCGGTTCAGGAACAAAAGCGCCTGTTCGCCGCGCTCCATCCGCTGTTTGACGGCGGTTTCCAGTTGCGACGAGATCCAGCGGTTCGACGGCAGCTTTTCACCGCGCATGTCAATGCTGCGCATTTCCGGCAACACCGCCTCGCCAAAGCGCGAGGTCAGCACCAGCTTGTCATACTTGCCCGCTTCGGCATTGGCCCAGCTTTCAAGGCTGGGGGTCGCGGTCGCCAACACAACCTGCGCCCCAAGGATCGAGGCGCGCAGAACCGCCATGTCGCGGGCGTTGTACATCACGCCCTCGTCCTGCTTGTAGCTGGTGTCGTGTTCTTCATCGACGACGATCAGGCCAAGGTTTTGATAGGGCAGGAACAGGGCCGAGCGCGCCCCGACGACCAGTTGGGCGTGGCCTTCGGCGACCATGCGCCAGGTCCGGCGGCGGTCCGTCATGGTCACGCCGGAATGCCATTCGGCGGGCTTGGCGCCGAAACGTGCCTCGACCCGGGTCAGGAATTCGGCCGACAGGGCGATTTCCGGCAGCAGGACCAGCGCCTGCCGCCCTTGGCGCAGCGCCTCGGCCACGGCCTCGAGGTAAACCTCGGTCTTGCCTGATCCGGTGACGCCTTTCAGCAGGGTCGTGCCATAGCTGTCGGCGCGAACGCTGGCGCGCAGGCGTTCTGCCGCGGCGGATTGATCCTCGGTCAGGGTCTTGCCGCCATAGTCGGCATCAAGCAACGGAAAGGGCGTGTCGCGGGGGCTTTCCTCTTCTCGAATCGCGCCCGAGGGCAGCAGGCCCTTGACCACGGACGTGGTGACGCCCGCGGCCTCGGCCAATTCCTTGAGCGTCAGGGCCAACCCGCCCATGTCCTGCGCCGCGTCCAGCACACGGCGGCGGGCGTCGGTCATGCGCGGCGGTTCGGCATCGCCCAGCCGGTACACCTTGCGCATCGACGGCGGATCGCCCAGCCCCGGCGCGCGGGTGGCAAGGCGCAGCATCATCGACATGGGCGTCAGCGTGTAGGCGCCGCAACGTTCCAGAAAGGCCCGCATTTCCTCGCGCATGGGGGGTGTATCCAGAACCCGGATGACCGAGCGGATTTTCGAGCGGTCATAGTCCCCCTGCCCCGGCCCCCAGACCACGCCCTGCACCTTGCGCGGACCAAGAGGCACCTCGACGAATGCGCCAAGATGGCAGCCGCCTTCGGGGGCCTTGTAGTCCAGCAGACGGTCCAGGGGCTGTGCCGTCAGCACCGCCACAAGCTCGCCAGTCTCGTAGTAGCCGGGGGGGTCGTGTCGATCCGGGGTTTTGTGCGCCATGCAAAAGGGGTAAAGCCCGATGCAGGAAAGGCCAAGCCATCAAAGGGAGCACGCCTCATGAAATTCTTTGTAGACACCGCCGAAATCGATGCCATCCGCGAATTGAACGATCTGGGCATGGTGGATGGTGTGACCACCAACCCGTCGCTGATCAAGAAATCCGGGCGCGACATCCTGGAAGTCACCCGCGAGATCTGCGAGCTGGTCGACGGCCCCGTCTCTGCCGAGGTCACCGCCGTGGACGCCGAAACCATGATCGCCGAGGGCCGCAAACTGGCCGAGATCGCCGAGAACATCGCCGTCAAGGTGCCGCTGACCTGGGACGGTCTGAAGGCCTGCAAGGTGCTGTCCGAAGAAGGCAAGATGGTCAACGTCACGCTGTGCTTTTCGGCCAACCAGGCGCTGCTGGCGGCCAAGGCCGGCGCGACCTTCATTTCGCCCTTTATCGGGCGTCTGGACGACATCAACATCGACGGTCTGGAGCTGATCGCGGACATCCGCGAGATCTATGACAACTACGGCTTTGACACGCAGATCCTGGCGGCCTCGATCCGCACCGCCAACCACATGAGCGATTGCGCCAAGATCGGTGCCGACGTGGCCACCGCGCCCCCGGCGGTGATCAAGGCCATGGCGAACCACGTTCTGACAGACAAGGGGCTGGACCAGTTCCTGAAGGACATCAAGGACGCCGGGATCAAGATCGTCTGAGGCGCCTGGCCGGTCTGTGGGCGTGAGGGGCCAGCCCCTCACACTCCCCGGAGTATTTCGGCCAAGAAGAAGACCAGGGCGGGGCGCGATTTGCGGCCCGCTTTTTCATTTTTCGATATTGGGTTCGCCCTGAAGGCCGAGGATCTTGCGAAAGCCTGTCCAATAACCTGGCAGGCGCGGCGGTTCCTTCATGCCTGCGATGGCCTCGTCTGCCCAAGGCTGCATCGCGCGGGTGGCGAATTCGCGGCCCCAGTCAAGGTAGCTTTGCGCATGTTCGGGGCGCAGGCGGCAGGCGCTGCCGACCAGGCCGACCAGCGTTTCGGGGGGCGAGTACCATTCGTCCTGGATGCCGGTGACCTTCTTTTGCAGGAAAGGCCCGACGATCCGCATCAGGCGTTTGTCGGAGAAGAGCAAGAGCATCTTGCCCATTTCGTCGCGCGAATAGTGGATCAGCGGCGGGAAGGTGTCGAAGAAGACCGCGCGCCCGTCGATATAGGCGAAGTTGCGGATCGAGGGGTGAAAGCCGATGCGGGTCTGTTGCCCCCTGGCCCATAGCCA contains these protein-coding regions:
- a CDS encoding DUF6206 family protein, with amino-acid sequence MTDLAALAQLIRADSNARGQTISKLGYFCAPFQPATGPFSDKVIKVYRGLSDAAALDRLKSCHDDYVDALNASGVGLPDTQFHLLDIDGARIPVIVQQALPTERLMRPLMQSGTRDETLEMMEAAGQIIATFWLWARGQQTRIGFHPSIRNFAYIDGRAVFFDTFPPLIHYSRDEMGKMLLLFSDKRLMRIVGPFLQKKVTGIQDEWYSPPETLVGLVGSACRLRPEHAQSYLDWGREFATRAMQPWADEAIAGMKEPPRLPGYWTGFRKILGLQGEPNIEK